TGGCCGAGAATTCAGCCCGTGGCGCGGTCGCGGAGTCAAGGCCGGAGGCCAAGGACAGGCAACGCGCTGAAGACAAGGTGAACAAGTATCGAGGCGATGCTGCTCTCCTGACCGACCTAGCGGCTGCCAAGGTCGCCTTCGACAACCTGTCCGACCTGTACGCGGCTCTCGATGCCATACATCGTGATCCAGATGTGGAGATCGCCTACTTCGAGGACCGTTTCCTGGCGCCGCAGGCCAGTGGCTACCGTGATGTGCTCATGATGCTCCGGATGGAATCTGGGCACATCGCTGAACTGCGGCTTCACCTCAAGGCCATCGACGAGGTCGCGTCTTGGGAGCACGCCCTCTATGAGGTTAGGCGAGATCTGAAGACGATGGCTGATCAAGGGGACCGTAAGATCTCGACCACGGAGCAGGCTATCCGCAACGGCCTACTTCGGCGGGAGCAGTTCCACTTCTGGGAGGCCCTGCGATCGGCGTTGCGCGGAGGGCCGCAAGCATGAGCGACATGCCAGGGCTGGTCCTACCCGCCTACTTCAGCTATTTCTGGTCGCCCGTCAAGATGATGCCTACTCCTGACGGTGGCCTGACGGCGTGGCGCCTGTCGATTGATACCGGTGGGTGGGAAACAGCCAATGATCTCGTGGACGAGATCCTCTTCGCCGTGGGTGGCGAGATCAGCGTGTTGACCGCAGACCAGTTCATCCAGTACACGGAGCACGACCGAGGTCGGTACCTCCGGGGAGACGGCCCGGTTTTCGCGCTCTACGAGACGGTGCGGGCCATCGAGGACGCCGCCGACACTGAACGACGTCGGTTGACCCCTCAGGAACAGGCGCTCGTCCGGGGCATCCGGCGGAAGACGTTCGTGATGTTCGAGGAGGAGTTGCAGCGCGCCGGTGACCCCGGCGCCGATCCCACCATTGCCACCGGTCCGGCGTGACGGCAAATGCGTTGCGGGCGACGGGCCGACTGAACGAGGGTCCCGGCATGGCCGACGCACACACCGCCCGGACGGACGAACAGCCCACGCCGCAGTTCGCCTGGTCCAACATGTTCGTCACGCCGGAGGCCGACCCGCGGTCGGCGGGCGGCTTTTCTGACGAGCGGTCGATGCTCGTCGGATACCTGCGCGACTATCGCCTGACTCTCGAACTCAAGTGTGCGGATCTGACCGCCGAGCAGCTGGCCCGGCGATCCGTGCCGCCGTCGAAGATGTCGCTGCTCGGTCTGGTGCGTCACCTGGCCGAGGTCGAGCGCTTCTGGTTCCGGCGGGTGCTCGCCGGTCAGGACGTACCGAAGCGCTATTCACCGGAGGGCGAGCGGGACGGCGCGTTCGACGACGCGGTGGGTGAGCCGGCGGTGGTCGAGGAGGCGTGGCGTGCCTGGCGGGCCGAGGTCGCGTTCGCGGACGAGTTGGTCGCCGCGACGGCCGATCTCGGCTTCCGGGCGGCGATGTCCGACGGTACGGAGATCTCGCTGCGCGAGCTGCTGCTGCACATGGTCGAGGAGTACGCCCGGCACTGCGGTCACGCCGACCTGCTGCGGGAGCGCATCGACGGACGGGTCGGCCAGTGATCGACGACGGGGGGGCAGGCATGGGTGTGACGGACCGGATCGAGCGGGCCAGGGAGCTCTACGAGAGCGCGGTGTTCGGGGGCGACAGTCAAGCCCTGTCCACCGCCGACCGGATTCTCGACGCCGTGGAGGCGGATCTCCTGCTCGCCCGCGGGCGGGTGCTGCACGCCCGTTTCCTGGCCGACAAGGCGGAGGACCCGCGGGAGCTGGCGCTGTTCGAGCGGGCCGCCGAGTTGTACCGGCAGTTGGGTGATGTGCGCGGCGAGGGCGAGGCGCTGTTCTGGGTGGGCTGTCTCCACCAGGTCATCCGGGAGGACGACGCCGCCGCTGCTGCGGCTTTCGCCCGGGCCCGCGAGCTGGCCACCCGTGCCAGCGATCGGATGACCCTGTCGTACGTGCTGCGGCACCTCGCCTTCCTCGACCGGGCCGCCGGTCAACTGGACGAGGCCAGGCGGCTGATGGAGGAGTCCACCGCCCTGCGCCGGGAGATCGGGTTCCGGCCCGGCGTGGCCGCGAATCTCGTGGCGCTCGGCTACCTGGCGGCTGAAGCGGGTCACCCCGAGCGGGCCCACGACCTGATCGACGAGGCGGCGGCCGTCGCCGAGGAGGTGGGCGCCGACGGCATCCTGGCCTGGGTGGCGGAGGCCCGCAACAATCTCCGACCCGCCTGACGGCGACGGCTACCGCGACAGCGATCCGACGGCGATCCGTTGGCGAGGGCGAGGGCGACGGCCAGTTGGCCGGGCCGACGGGCGACGGCGACGGCGAGGTGCCAAGGCCGATGGCGACGGCGACGGCTAGGTGCCGAGGCCGATGGCGACGGCGATGGCTAGGTGCCGAGGCCGATGGCGACGGCGATCCGGCGGGGACGGCGACGGCCAAGGGAGCGGGCCGACGGTGACCTGACGGAGAGGGCGACGGCGGGGTGGCCGGTGGCCTGACGGAGGAGGACGACGGCGGGTGGCCGCTGACGCATACGGTGGGCCGGTGACGCTGTCCGCTGCCGCCCAGGAATCACCCCGCTTCGTGGTACCCGGGAGCGTGGCGGAGGCGCTGCGCGTACAGGACGAGTTGCGGCCGCTGGTGGACCGGGCCGGGCCGGGACCGACCGCGCCCGCGACGGTGGCCGGCCTCGACGTCGCGTACGCGGAGAGCGGTGACCGGCTCGCGGCGGCCGTCACCGTGCTGGACGCGGCGACCCTCGCGGTGGTCGACGAGGCGGTGAGCGTCGGTCGGCCCGCCTTCGACTACGTGCCGGGGCTCTTCGCGTTCCGCGAGCTGCCGGCGCTGCTGGCCGCCCTGGACCGGCTGACCGTCCACCCCGACCTGCTGGTCTGCGACGGGCACGGGTTGGCCCACCCGCGGCGTTTCGGGCTGGCCTGCCACCTCGGCGTGGTCACCGGGCTGCCGGCGATCGGGGTGGGCAAGACCCTGCTGGTGGGCACCTGGGACGGGCCGGGGCCGCGCCGGGGCGACTCGGCGGCACTGCGGGACGGTGACGAGGTGGTCGGGCGGGTGCTGCGTACCCGGGACGGGGTGAAGCCGGTCTTCGTCAGCGTGGGGCACCGGATGAGTCTGGCGAACGCCGTCGACCGGGTGCTGGCGTTGACCCCGCGCTACCGGCTGCCGGAGACCACCCGTACCGCCGACCGGCTCTGCCGGGCCGCCCTGGCCGCCCGACCCGGCTGAGCCGGAGGCCACACCGCGAAAGGCGATGTGACGGCCTTCCACGCCCGTGAGGCCGCCCTCTCGCCGACGTGGCGGCCGGGTGGTGCGTCGAGGGTGGCCGGACCGGCGGGCGTGTCGCGGCACACATGCGGAGCGCTCAATGCACAGCCGCCCCCCTGACCCGGTAGTAGCCTGACCGCGGACCCCCGCCGGGGGTGGAGACGGGTGAGGTGGAGATGTCGGTTCGGCGGCACGTGGCGCGGCTGGCCGCGGTCGGCGTGATGCTGGGTGGCCTGGTGGCCGCCGGGGCGTCGCCGGCCTCGGCCGACGGTGACCGGGTGGCGGCGCGCGCGGCGGACAGTTTCCCCGCCGACGGCTCGCCGCGTGGCGTGGCGGTCGAGGTGCGCAAGCGCACCGACGGGTGCGTGCTGCTGCGGACCGCGCTCGGGCTCCGCCTCGACGGCGTCCAGCCGAACCAGGTCCAGGTGCAGGTCAACGCGGGTGGCCAGTGGTTCCCGGTCGGTGTGTCCGGGGGTGGCGGCACGGTGCGGACGGCGCAGACCTCCCCGGCCGACCCGCGGCTGTGCAAGGGCAAGAGCATCACCGTCCGTTACCGGGTCGCCTTCCTCGCCGGTGCGCCCGGCGGGCGGCTGACCGTCGTCGGTGAGGCGAGCAGCGCCCTCGGCCGCCTGCTCGGGCGCGACGCCGTCGTGTCCCGGGTGTTGGGCGCGGAGAAGTCGCCGTCGCCGTCCCCGTCCCCGTCCCGAAAGCCCTCAC
The Micromonospora sp. R77 DNA segment above includes these coding regions:
- the nfi gene encoding deoxyribonuclease V (cleaves DNA at apurinic or apyrimidinic sites), whose amino-acid sequence is MSAAAQESPRFVVPGSVAEALRVQDELRPLVDRAGPGPTAPATVAGLDVAYAESGDRLAAAVTVLDAATLAVVDEAVSVGRPAFDYVPGLFAFRELPALLAALDRLTVHPDLLVCDGHGLAHPRRFGLACHLGVVTGLPAIGVGKTLLVGTWDGPGPRRGDSAALRDGDEVVGRVLRTRDGVKPVFVSVGHRMSLANAVDRVLALTPRYRLPETTRTADRLCRAALAARPG
- a CDS encoding tetratricopeptide repeat protein, whose amino-acid sequence is MGVTDRIERARELYESAVFGGDSQALSTADRILDAVEADLLLARGRVLHARFLADKAEDPRELALFERAAELYRQLGDVRGEGEALFWVGCLHQVIREDDAAAAAAFARARELATRASDRMTLSYVLRHLAFLDRAAGQLDEARRLMEESTALRREIGFRPGVAANLVALGYLAAEAGHPERAHDLIDEAAAVAEEVGADGILAWVAEARNNLRPA
- a CDS encoding DinB family protein; this encodes MADAHTARTDEQPTPQFAWSNMFVTPEADPRSAGGFSDERSMLVGYLRDYRLTLELKCADLTAEQLARRSVPPSKMSLLGLVRHLAEVERFWFRRVLAGQDVPKRYSPEGERDGAFDDAVGEPAVVEEAWRAWRAEVAFADELVAATADLGFRAAMSDGTEISLRELLLHMVEEYARHCGHADLLRERIDGRVGQ